In a single window of the Melioribacteraceae bacterium genome:
- a CDS encoding glycoside hydrolase family 9 protein, whose protein sequence is MKKSLKIFFLLTVILLPGCTLNVSAEPEIFIRFNQIGYLNDEPKSAVVLSNHSLTGKVINVLDFKTKKSVLKIPFNSNKGIYGSFQYSYIVDFSNLVDNGEYQFEFSSQRTTAFKIGKNIYSGIADSLLTFFLVQRCGYTNPHLHKTCHISDATRLVDNSRNIFEQYDATGGWHDAGDYVKFLNTTAFSTYMLLFAYEFDPQKFGFDNNGNGTPDILEEAKIGLDWLLRANYKDSKLITQVQDLRDHDVGWRMPEDDPLAFDRPAYLGIGKNLIGIYSAVLAMGGRVWKEKMQLTDFADKCISVAEHFYSLRNRVQDIDSSGSGMYLDNSFEGKMALGATELFLATNKQFYLDEAMVFADSAESDHWWSWGNINTLAHYKLAKFNPKYADYIKNNLNSFDKNSEKNLFGKGTAPSWGTNVTLLGITLQNILYQKLKGFSPYERVASIQKDFVLGRNPWGISFISGFGKNFSKNLHHQIFHIKKATRGGFAAGPASKDLIESSKIPFEKFDTNARFQTKDSYYRDDRMDYISNEPTITGNATAIFVFGNLILK, encoded by the coding sequence ATGAAGAAATCATTAAAAATATTTTTTTTGCTAACCGTTATATTGCTTCCGGGTTGTACTCTTAATGTAAGCGCCGAACCAGAAATTTTCATAAGGTTCAATCAAATTGGTTATCTAAATGATGAACCCAAATCAGCTGTTGTACTCTCCAATCATAGTTTAACTGGAAAAGTTATTAATGTGTTGGATTTCAAGACTAAAAAAAGTGTTTTGAAAATCCCATTCAATTCCAATAAGGGGATTTACGGATCATTTCAATATTCATATATCGTTGATTTTAGTAATCTTGTTGATAACGGCGAGTATCAGTTTGAGTTTTCTTCTCAAAGAACAACCGCATTTAAAATTGGCAAAAACATTTATAGCGGAATTGCTGATTCACTGCTAACATTCTTTTTGGTTCAACGTTGCGGTTATACAAATCCACATTTACACAAAACTTGCCATATCTCCGATGCGACACGGTTAGTAGATAACAGTAGAAATATTTTTGAGCAGTATGATGCCACAGGTGGATGGCATGATGCCGGCGATTATGTGAAATTTCTAAATACTACAGCTTTTTCTACTTATATGTTATTATTTGCATATGAATTTGATCCCCAAAAATTTGGATTTGATAATAATGGTAACGGTACACCCGACATTCTCGAAGAGGCAAAAATTGGTCTTGATTGGCTGCTTCGTGCAAATTATAAGGATTCAAAATTAATTACCCAAGTACAGGATTTGAGAGATCATGATGTTGGCTGGCGAATGCCGGAAGATGATCCTTTAGCATTCGATAGACCCGCATATTTAGGTATTGGAAAAAATTTAATCGGAATTTATTCAGCTGTATTGGCAATGGGAGGTAGAGTTTGGAAAGAGAAAATGCAGCTTACTGATTTTGCGGATAAATGTATTAGTGTTGCGGAACATTTTTATTCTTTACGAAACCGTGTACAGGATATTGATAGCTCCGGATCCGGAATGTATCTAGATAATTCATTTGAAGGTAAAATGGCTTTGGGCGCAACTGAATTATTTCTTGCCACTAATAAACAATTCTATCTCGATGAGGCAATGGTATTTGCGGATTCTGCAGAATCAGATCATTGGTGGAGCTGGGGAAATATAAATACATTAGCTCATTATAAATTGGCTAAGTTCAATCCTAAATATGCCGATTATATTAAAAATAATTTAAATAGCTTTGATAAAAATTCAGAGAAAAATTTGTTCGGCAAAGGCACGGCCCCAAGTTGGGGAACTAATGTTACATTGCTTGGAATTACTTTACAGAATATTCTCTACCAAAAATTAAAGGGATTTTCCCCGTATGAGCGGGTTGCATCAATTCAAAAGGATTTTGTGCTAGGGCGCAATCCATGGGGGATCAGTTTTATCTCCGGATTCGGTAAAAATTTCTCGAAGAATTTACATCACCAAATATTTCATATCAAGAAAGCAACAAGAGGAGGATTTGCAGCCGGTCCAGCATCAAAAGATTTAATAGAATCAAGTAAAATTCCTTTTGAAAAATTTGATACCAATGCTCGCTTCCAAACTAAGGATTCTTATTATCGAGATGATAGAATGGATTATATTTCGAATGAACCAACAATTACCGGAAATGCAACAGCAATATTTGTTTTTGGTAACTTGATTCTGAAATAA